The stretch of DNA GTGTAGCGGGGTAGATCACCTCATCTAAGAGTGTCCCACACTtgctgagatgagagggatgtatgagaaacaatgtaatgccttaggtatgtatAAAAAGCCTTTTACACCTTATTCTGATACCTATAATCCGGGGTTACGCAATCATCCCAATTTTAGCTGGAAGTCTATAAAACAAGTCGCTTGCACAACCCCCTAGATCATATCCGGCACTGTATCATAcaccttcatcttctaggagtcctttagaagacactttgcatgcttttattgacGCACAAGGTAAGTGTaaccaaaagtttgaatatttgattacgcagtttgttgaagaaaacaatgagataaagagccaagtgtccaaattgatgagctccttgagtgTGAGTGAGCGAGGTAACTTCTTTTCTCAAGCTCAGTCCGTACCCCATGGTCAACACATGGCGCAAGAGAATTTGAAGGATGTGAATACCATTGTGACATGAAGTGGTAAGTcattacacatcccaacaacgAACAAATCAGAGGATGTGGAAAATGATTAAGATAGTAGTGATGCCGAGCTGCCCAAGGAACCTGAGGTGACAAAGAGTCCTGTTAAGGTACCATTCCTTCAAGCTTTAAAATCAAGCAAGCAAACTCTGGATCCCATTAATGGAGAATCTAAGGCAAGTAGAAAAGCAATCTTCCCCTTTTGCATgtgattaaacaagttcctacttatgtAAAAGTTCTCAAGGATTTGTGTATagttaagaggaagcaccatgtgAAGAAGACAGTGTTCCTtacagagcaagttagtgctctaattgagcagtgGATTCCTCCAAAGTACAAGGATCCtagttgtccaaccattgcatgcaGCATTGGAAATCGTGAGTTTGGACAAgctttgctagatttaggagctagcgTGAATTTAAtgccatattttatttatttgcagttgggagaaatcaaaccaaccacTGTAGTATTGCAATTGGCTGACCGTTCAGTCAAAGTACCTCGGGATGTGGTAGAGGATGTTCTAattcaaattgacaaattttattatcatgTTGATTTCGTAATCCTTGACACTAGCTTTGTTGTCGATACTGCTTGtaaaattgttttgattttagGTAGGCCTTTCCTTGCCACTGTTATTGCTCTTATTAATTGCAGAAATGGGCTCATGAAGCtgtcttttggaaacatgactcTCAAGATGAATATCTTCCATATTGTAAAATAGCCaaaagatgatgatgagagCCACCAGACATACATGATTGACTCACCCATGGATAGGGAAGTTTCTACAACTCATGATTTTGATCCCCTTAAGTATTTGGGAGAGTTAGTCCCTGCAAAACTTGTGACTAGGTGGCGGATGTGCGTTGATTACAGACAATTAAATGTTACCACCCGGAAGGACCATCTTCCTCTCCCatttattgatcaaattcttGAGTGTGTGGCTAGTCATCCTTTCTATTGTTTCTTGGATGGTTATTCTGGTTATTTTCAAATTGAAATCGCATTAGAAGACAAGGATAAAACCACTTCACTTATCCTTTTGGTACTTATACTTTTCATAGAATGTCATTTGGATTGTGTACTGCACCTGCTACTTTTCAATGTTGCATGATGAGCATTTTTAGTGATATGGTTGAAAATTGCATggaagtttttatggatgacttgaCTGTTTGTGGAtcttcttttgataaatatttattgaatttagAGATAGTATTGACTCGTTGTGAGGAAATGGAATTGGTTTTGAATTGGAAAAAATGCCACTTTATGGTACCTTTAGGTATTATCTTAAggcatattatttcttctaaGGGATGGAGGATGATCAATCTAAGATTGAATTAATCTCTAAGTTGCCTACACCTAGGACAGTAAAGGAAATGAGATCATTTCTTGGTCATGCAGGCTTTTATAGGAGGTTCATACTGAATTTTTTCACCATATCTAGACCACTATGTGACCTCCTAGCTAAAGATGCCCCATTTGAGTGGATACAAGCTTGTCAAGAGACCTTTAAAATGCTAATTGGCAAGCTTACCTTAGCACACATAATGTAGCCACCTAATTGGACTTTACCTTTTGAGatcatgtgtgatgctagtgattttGCTATAGGTACTGTTCTTGGACAGCGAAGAAAGGGGAAGCCTTTCGTCATTTACTATGCTAGTAGAGCTCTAAACAGTACTCAGATGAATTACTCTGCCACTaaaaaagagttgctagctGTAATGTTTGCTTTGGATAAGTTTCGTGCTTACTTAAATGGTTCTCCTATTATTACTTTGGCAGGAATTTGACATCACCATCAAAGATAAGAAAGGAGTGGAGACCGTAGTGGCTAACCATCTCTCGAGCCTCACATTTGAGGACACCTCTGACCACCAGCCAATCAGGGATGATTTTCTTGATGAgcatttactttttattacttcTCTACCATGGTTTGCTCACATGGTGAATTATTTGACTGCAGGTGAGATACCGGTGAATTGGAGTGCTCAGGACAAGAAGTTCATGACTAAGGTACATAATTTATATTGGGATGAccatcttcttttcaaatactgCCCTGACCAAATTTTAAGGCGTTGCATCCCTAATGACGAGATTGCTAGCATCTTGGAATTTTGTCACTCCCAAGCTTGTGGGAGCCACTTTTCAATAAAGAAAACCGCTACAAAAATTCTGTAATGTGGATTTTATTGGCCACATTGTTTAAGGATGCAAACATCTATTGTCGCTCATGTAAAATGTGTCGAAAGTTAGGAGTTATGTCCCGTCGTAATATCATGCCCTTAAACccaattttagtgattgaaattttttattgttggggtatTGATTTTATAGGACTATTTCCTCCTTCTTTAGGATATCAACATATTATTGTGGCAGTagattatgtgtcaaaatggATAGAGGCAGCAGCTTGTAGGAGCAATGATAATAGAGCGGTAATTGAATTTCTCAAAGAGAATGTTATCTCGATTTGGTACACCACATGCTATCATTAGTGATCTGGGTATGCATTTTTATAGCCgttattttgaaactttgataaaaaaatatggggtGGTACATAAGATCGCTACTGCCTACCACCCCTAGACAAGTGGACAGGCAGAACTTGTAAATAGGAAAATTAAGTAAATTCTAGAAAAAACAGTCAACCCAGATCTCAAAGATTGGTATTTGAGACTAGTTGATGCGCTTTCGGCCTACTATACAGCTTTCAAACTCCCTTAGGCATGTCACcttataagtttgtttttggAAAGCCTTACCACTTACCCGTGGAGCTCGAGCATCAAGCTTATTAGGTcatcaagcatttcaattttgacATGGAAGAAGCAGGTAAGCTTAGAAAATCTGAGTTGACCGAGttagaggagttgagaaatgatgtttatgataactctagaatctataagtctaaaatgaaagcatttcatgataaaaatattttgagaaaaatgtttaagcctaatgatcgagtgttcttatatgattctagactccatATGCACCTAGGAAAACTTCGGTCTAGGTGGACCAGCCTTTTGGTAGTGAAGAATGTTTTAGCAAATGGGACagtagaaatagaggatcctaAGGATAGTcagatctttaaagtaaatggtcaacgctttaaagtattaattgataggcaagtttcaaaagtggaagacattccacttgtggatctagtttatcaaccttgaccacaccacgcaggtatgtttttctttatttgttttgttttgtttttgttctctcttattttctttcttttcttatttttgtttgctattgttttcttttttttgttcataggttagtttcattttgtcatttcaaaTTACTGCTTAGCACGCTATCCACGTCACTTATCAAGTGCATTTTACCCGTTTTAGTTACTccccattcaaatttgattattaaacattgaggacaatgtttcatttaagttgcGGGTGGTGGTGcgaatttagtatttaaaatgcttgttggaactctgtggcatattttcatgtgtcaattttttttactttgcatcacacgtgcatccttttcacatgtgtactcattctcattcatagccatttcgtgaattcaccaaacccaccataatcattttttgctgaAGCATTCATAGAAGccctaatgcactcatccaagctttctggtaagatggtggtttgacacatgtagctagagaactcttttgcttaagtattcatgtgagtttttgagaggattgagagcctacaaatgTAGTTAATTGTGATAAGCGTTCATTGATCTGTTGAATTGGTCACTTttacatggtttgtggtaagatggtggatatacttgggatatgatgaAGGTCAATTTAGGATTAACGTTTGAGTTTTTCAAGCCAACCCTTTGAACTATAGATCCCTAGTTAccaactttgagccaagaaacacatatagcttttttcttcatatacctaCATTATCCATACCTCTTCACATTGGAGTATAACCTATATACACTAATATTTCCTACCCTTCccttgttacttccaagtgAGTACTAGAtgcggatttttttttttgtaaggaataaaaaaaagagaaaaaaatggaagaatatgagttacaaggtgttcaagtgagtgagATTCAAAGGTAAAAATACCAAGGCTGGTTAGAAGAGTACATCAAATTGTtgagctgaaaataaaaaaagtaacaaatgaaaaaaaaggcaTTATTCGGTGATTTGAAAAGTagaagagtacatcaagtgaaAGATGTGGTTTACTGAGATGTTCAATAAGATTCCTTAGTTATGTACTTTGAAGTTTtgaatcctttttcttttcttgtcatATAGCCTAACCTAAACCACATTACAACCTTTTGTTTTGATCGTTCTGATCCCATGTAAGCctgtggaaagaatggttgaatattctcatttgttagtttcctatcataagatcaatgcttgcttgttgcttgtgcataattacctaaatctccatgtgattgtgtgtacacTACTTGTCAACTCCATAAAGAGAGCCCTTACATgaaacactattatacccgtaAGTTATGGAGTTGAATATTTCGCTTgagatgttcttgatgttgcatgtgtcaggACTTCTAGTTAGATGGATATAGTTTGGAACACACACTCTGTGGAATGCTATAGGTGGATTGCTTGTAATAGGGTTATTGAATTCCTAAGATTGCTTTGATATATGAATGTAGAAAGTGTGACTTGGAGGCCTTTatgtgtgattttctttgatCTCTTTTGTTATTTTGGCATGAAAATTGATAAGGACTAGCAATGAgtaagtttgggggtgtgatgagtgtacgaaagcgCAATATAAATACCCTATCATTggactaaaatactaaaatgtgaatagaaatcataagaattaatgtgtattcttgaattgagtttatatttactttgggatactcaaagcagatttttatgtttaatttcaaggtttataaaagagcaagttgAAACctagtcaaattcaaatgaggactttcaagtgggcaagacgttggaacaacctaagaactttcaacgagtgtaggactctgcaaataaagataatgatggggtttcagagtaattcggatcaaagTCCAAAACGCGCTAAGAGACAGCCTGgatatactttagtattttgattgtGACTTTCCACTCATATATCGAATTGATGCAATTCATTATGTGTTGGAAATCTGttttaaagggctacaaatttgtctctaataaggatttccaaattcaaattGCTAAAGCAGGCATGTGGTTGCCAAGAtcagtcctaaaatttaggctaTTTTTTATGCAGGAATCATGAAgatattagggtttctttcctaccctatttaagcatatcattagcacgaaattggaaaGTTTTTGAAGGGAGGAGGCATAGAtctagagaagaaaaaaataccattttttattttttagttcttctatagagaactaaatcttgggtaaagcCTAGGGTGGTAATTGATTGGCGAAAATAGTTtaactttatttcaattcatatgttAAGcattattgtttaagattctagaATTCAATTCTccatttattttggatattataattttgagaaagttatattaaatcttactatggtttgattttgttgagctataggattatgcatatatgattgtgacttaaacagaCTTTTCATACCATTGATGTGACATTCTGTTGCACTATTGTTTATGAACATAGAGTCGCCTTTAGatctgatatttatttttatatataaaaatcgtggtttgtaaagggagaatagattctaaaattaaatttgagaaagtagatgaatataatgtcgTATCTTCTAATTAGGAATTTGctgctataattcttaattgtgtatatcatttggattgaaaaagttagaGTATTGGATTCGGTTGATGGAAGCCCAAAGCTTTACTTGCCTTCTTATCTGTGCcctaatcttattttaattacgtgctttaggtagaattttcagattgttgtcatgttataatttgatcttttcttttaagcttgCATCTTGTTGTATTTCTTCTAACTCCCTATGGATCGACACCTTGAACTATACTATAATACTGCATACTAGTTTGAGGGTAATCATCGCAtgtatttcttgtagtgaagtCGTGATACACCAGATGGCGTGTCGCGAAGGGTTGGATGGTTACGTAGTTAAGGAGCATAGAGCATGATGAAAAGTGCCGAAAATTGTGGAACAGTATCCTGGGCTAGTTGTGATGTAACTAGTAGTCCTAGTAACTAGTGTTACTGTATAGCCGTGTTATGTCTGGGAATACGTGTGAAGTgtcaggaactgtggaacagtgtcctgGAATAGTTGTGTGTGACTGGTAGTCCCAGTGACGGGTGTCACCGTGTAGCAGTGTTATGGCTACTGTACGTATAAAGTGACAGAATGGTGTAAGAGtggcgtagcaggaacgtgataGGATGCCATGATGTGGCAAGAGTACACGAGGAGCCATACTTGTGATGGGCGAGGAGAGAAGTGATGTAACAGGATGCCTGGTGActtgacaaggtcacggtgtagttTGGGAGTAGTCTCAAGCTATGTGATGTAACATAAGGTGTAGTTGTGAATAGACTCCAGCTGTGTTAAGTGTTGGATTGAACTTATAACGGGACAGGAAGTAGAAAGGGCCCTGCCAATCAAGTAAAGgaaggttggtatcagagtatggaGCCCACTTGTGTAAGGGCATTAGTGGACTATATGTTgctcttaggtgataaaagggatcagggtacatgtgtaatcgaGTTAGACACTTGTGCAGGacggatttaccatatgtaatggttAATCTATCCTAAGCATAGGTATACGATGTTTGAGCCTCAAAGTTGTCTTAAAGTCATGTGATATGATGCatggatgaggatgatgatgatgatgaggaagcGTAAGCTCAAATGTAGGAAGCAACgtgtgtattgtctaggattgaaATGCATGACTTAGTCTGCCTGAGTCATGCATTGGGATGAggttaataagaagaataagaggaaAGCACTCGAAGTGAATCATGGGGTTCACTCTAGTGGGTAagcactcgaagtagaacgtTAAGCTTGGAAAAGGTGACTTAAATAAGATCCTAGAAAGAGAAAAcgtgataaaggaaaatatagaaGACAAGAATAGATGGAGAGTGTCTCAATGAGGAAagtccaagtgaagtgtagtttatgtcttctaagtttagttgcttatgcactagattgAGAATAatgtcaaggttatgtgtatgcatataggttgtcatctgacacgcacataaATGGACTGCATTATATGAGAATAGCGTGGAGTtcaagtaagtattatgttcatactcttctagagtttgctaaaatgatatgaaatgaaaatgaaatgcttttccttTATGATGCTTtacgagatgaaatgaaatgagattttatgaaaagtatgctcagtataagtgttcaaaggtatatgtatgtgaTGACCTTCCCTAGcaacccctttttatgcaacccaAGTATTAAGtctatgcatgtgaatggatgactatacgtagtatctattatctttattttctatgaaaCGAAACGTTGAGGTTTATGCcgtatgcttttaaatgatgttttaaaaaggatgccatgaactaatgttttgaatgatgaattgaaagatgatgtttaagctcaaacttttaaataacgTTTtcccatgaatgaactgttaaatgaaaatgactgaatgaaaggaaatgactaaaaggaaatgaatgttttaatgtataaaaatatgtaatggccatgactgaatgaatgatggtaccaaaggaatgggcagattgcaatgacgggtaagtagtactagtagtgcacccagtgctgcccctgactgaaagagattcccaacctgtggccactgacaaaatccaggtccaaaggaagaccgctaactcTAACACACGAGGCATAACAATGTGTACCAGccaaatgaaagtgataagaaaatgTACGTATGCATGCTtgaattctttaagaaatgaaggcactgacgggagaaatgttttaagaaaggaaaatcccttttaagaaaactatgcttagtgatgttttcaaaatgaatatatgtcTTATGTACGTAAGTTATGTATAgagtgatgaatgcatgaataaaaacCTATGTTGCTATATTTTCACCGTATGAATTAATGCTTACtcagtattcgactcattttagtttttatgtatgcccatTCCCCCACAAAACCTAAATGAGCAGAACGCGTCAGGACGAACATGGCTCAAAGGGAAGAGCACGGAAAtttaggcatgagagttttaaatgtatgagaggcctttttattttaagtttgctgttttccgttgtaaacctcttttattcacAAAGcatgttttatattataatatacagtcttgcaccctgggaatgGAAGTACAAAGTTTTAAAAGGATCAGTAACTCtagtctcattttctaaaatcattttctaaaaagtcccaccacaaggaaaGGGCTTTACAAAAAGAacccatgaaatctataccccgaacatcaaataattccatcactaaaatattgtttaaaggcatCTCATGTTTCCTAGAAATCTTACCAACCCTTTGACaataatcacataaattaacaaaattaaaagagtcttTAAAATTAGTTTGCCAATAAAACCCACATTGTAAAACTTTTGCTGCCctttttgctccaccaaagtggccGCCCTCTTCCAATGAGTGGCAGTGTCTGAGTATACTCTCCATCTTCTCTTCGGGCACACATCTCTTGATTATCTTGTTCGCACAATGCTGGTATAGAAAAGATTACTCCCAAAAACAATATTTCAAGTCGGAGAAGAATTccttttgttgatatgtcatctcGGCCGGTAAAATTCTGGAtaccaaataatttaccatgtcgGCATACCATGGAACTACTTGTATAACCATTAATTACTCGTCTAGGAAGGTCTCGTTAATTGGGAATTTCTCCTCACCCGCCACCCCTTTAAGCTCAAGACAAGATAAGTGGTCAGCCACTACATTTTCAGTatctttcttatcttttatttccaaaccCTCTTCGACATCAAGTATTTAAGAGCTGAGCGATCGGTGTAGACGACCACctttgaacctatcaaataagaacaaaatttgtcaaaggcaaacacaactgctgaaaattcttttttagtagtagcataattaagttgagcttCCGCTACGGTccaacttgcataataaataacatgacaaattttatcttttctctgccccaaaacagcccctatagcataatcgctagcatcacacattaattcaaaaggtaaattccaatCCGGTGATATAATGATaggtgctgaaattaatttattttttaatgttttaaaagcAGGCAAGCATTCATCAGAAAACTCAAACGAGTATCTTTAATCAACAGATTGCAAAACGGTtaaatagtttgaaaaaaattcgtGATAAACTGATGATAATCCGGCGTGACCCAAGAAACATCTCACACCTTTCACATTGGTCAGTGGTGGGAGTTTGTCAATAAATTCTACCTTTCCTCAGTCGACCTCAATTCCCTTGAAGGAAATGCGGTGGTCGAGCATTATTCCCTCCTCAACCATGAAGTggcattttttccaatttaaaacaagatttgtctccttgcatctctgcaaaaccaaaaataaattagataagcaattatcaaaagagtgacaaaaactgagaagtcatccatgaagactTCTTGTTGTTTTTCCACCATGTCCGAGAAGATGGACATCACGCATCTTTGGAAAATGGCTGACGCATTgcaaagaccaaaaggcatgcACCTATATGCAAAATTACCATAAGGACTGGTAAAAGTGGTATTCTCTTGATCCTCGGGTGCAATGTCTATTTGATTGTAATCGgaatatccatctagaaaatATTAGTAAGTGTGGTCGGCAAGTCTTTCtaacatttgatcaataaaaggtaaGGGAAAATGGCCTTTCCTAGTTGCATCATTCAGTCATTGATTGTCTATGCATACTCACCATCCAGTGATCGGACTTGTCAGTATAagttcattgttgtcattcttGATCATGGTTATCCCTCCTTTCTTTGGGACGACTTTCACTGGACTTACCGATGCACTatctgagattggataaatgatcTCGGCATCTAAAAGCTTCATTATCTCTTTATGCACAACTTCTTGCATCGATGGATTCAATCTCCTCTGGGGTTGGACGATCGgtttaaaattatcctccattaaaatcttgtgcatacAAATTGAAGAACTAATTCCTTTGATGTTCGAGATGGTCCAACCCAAGGCCATCTTGTGTTCCCGCAGGACTCTTAgcaacttcttcttcatcacTCAAGGAACTGTTAATGATAACTGGAAACGTGGAGTCCTTGCCTAAGAAAGcataccttaaatttgatggaagcggtTTGAGTTCAAGCCTGGGTGGTTCCATACTTGGAGATGTCGGCCGAGATAAATTTAGCTCTTCCACTTTCGGTTTTATTAAAGGAGAAAGGGATGGTGTAGCTTCCAAATAGTTCTCACACTCCCTAACCTCTTCATCTTCAGATTCAACAAAAGTAGAGTAGACATGCCTCAAGTGGTAACTTTGGaaattcagctccataagtctcATTGGCCATGACCACGTCTCGGTCGCTTATTTAAAAACAGGTATGTACCGTGGAAGggaattccatagatttaaatatatcaaaagTGACACGCTCATCACCGACCCTCAAGATGAGTTTCCCTTGATGGACATTAATTAAAGTTCTCCCCATCGCAAGGAAAGGTCGGCCCAATATCAAAGGGATCTCCTTGTCCTCCTTCATATCGAGTACAACAAAGTCGGCCAGGAAGAtgaaacttatcaactttcaccagtacgTCCTCACTGAGTCATTTTGGGTATTTAATAGATCTGTTCGCCAACTGTAGAGATATGGTAGTTGGCTTTGCTTCTCTAAGACCTAGTTTCCTAAAAACAGAGAGaggcattagattaatacttgcccctaagtcacataaacctttatcaaaatatgaattttctaTAGTGCAAGGGATCGTGAAACTCCCTGGATCTTTCAACTTTGGTGgcagcttcttttgtaaaattgcactgCTCTTCTCAGTCATCATTACAATCTCATGCTCCTCCAACTTTcgcttgtttgataatatatctttaaaaaattttgcatagttaggcatttgctctaaagtttcaatgagaggaatattaatatgcaattgctaaaatatactcaaaaatttagagaactgattatcaatcttattttttcttaatctttgcataaaaggaattggtggatcataaattcaaggagaataagtttctaATATAAACTCCCttgatttcttgggttttgcatcccctttattttctttagtcttCTCAGCTTGCTGGTCGATCACATCCCACTCTGCTTCTTTTACATCGGACTTAGCTTCCTTCATCTCAGATTCTATGTTTTTGGCAGCTTCTGCATCTCGGTCGGTATTTACTGCTTGTGGCTAGTCATATGCATgcccacttctcaatgttatggctttgacataTTCCTTCGGATTGGTCACAATGTTGCTCAGTAAAGTCCCTATTGTCCTCTCGGTAAGCATGTTTGAAAGCTAACCGATTTGTACCTCAAGATTACATATTGAAGCTGAGTtattttggatcaccatatcagtcttttgcatgtaagccaagttgttttggatcaccatattaGTCTTTTGCATGTATTGCATAATTGTATCTTCAAGTGTCGGCTTCTTCTCTTGTTGTGGAAACTATTAAGGTGGTTTAGCCGGTACTTAGTTATTGCTACAAGAAAAGTTAGGGTGATTTCCCTATCCgggattgaacgtg from Juglans microcarpa x Juglans regia isolate MS1-56 chromosome 3S, Jm3101_v1.0, whole genome shotgun sequence encodes:
- the LOC121258681 gene encoding uncharacterized protein LOC121258681, giving the protein MKLLDAEIIYPISDSASVSPVKVVPKKGGITMIKNDNNELILTSPITGWCMPFGLCNASAIFQRCVMSIFSDMVEKQQEVFMDDFSVQRWSSTPIAQLLNT